The Capra hircus breed San Clemente chromosome 25, ASM170441v1, whole genome shotgun sequence genome has a window encoding:
- the WBSCR22 gene encoding probable 18S rRNA (guanine-N(7))-methyltransferase produces MASRGRRPELQGPPELYYDKNEARKYVRNSRMIDVQIKMTGRALELLCVPEDKPCYVLDIGCGTGLSGDYLSDEGHYWVGIDISPAMLDEALDRETQGDVILGDMGQGIPFKPGTFDACISISAVQWLCNANKKSDIPAKRLYCFFSSLYSVLVRGGRAVLQLYPENSEQLELITTQATRAGFTGGVVVDYPNSAKAKKFYLCLFSGPSASLPEGLSEDTEEEKPAESTFTAGRIPYRIARRGVVRKSREWVLEKKARRRRQGKEVRPDTQYTGRKRKPRF; encoded by the exons ATGGCTTCTCGCGGGCGGAGACCTGAGCTCCAAGGGCCCCCGGAGCTG TATTACGACAAGAATGAAGCCCGGAAATACGTGCGCAA CTCACGGATGATTGATGTCCAAATCAAGATGACTGGACGGGCATTGGAGCTTCTTTGTGTGCCCGAGGATAAGCCCTGTTACGTGTTGGATATTGG CTGTGGTACTGGCCTGAGCGGTGATTACCTCTCAGATGAGGGGCACTACTGGGTGGGCATTGACATCAGCCCCGCCATGCTGG ATGAGGCCTTGGACCGTGAAACGCAAGGAGATGTGATTCTGGGGGACATGGGTCAGGGCATCCCCTTCAAACCGGGCACCTTTGATGCTTGTATCAG CATTTCTGCAGTGCAGTGGCTCTGTAACGCTAACAAGAAGTCTGATATTCCCGCCAAGCGCCTGTActgcttcttctcttctctttactCTGTTCTG GTGCGTGGAGGCCGAGCTGTCCTGCAGCTGTACCCCGAGAATTCAGAGCAG TTGGAGCTGATCACCACCCAGGCCACCAGGGCCGGCTTCACTGGTGGTGTGGTGGTGGACTACCCCAACAGCGCCAAAGCCAAGAA GTTCTACCTGTGTTTGTTTTCTGGACCTTCAGCCTCTCTACCAGAG GGCCTGAGCGAAGATACTGAGGAGGAGAAGCCCGCCGAGTCCACGTTCACGGCTGGGAG GATCCCGTACAGGATAGCGAGACGAGGGGTGGTGAGGAAGAGCCGAGAATGGGTCCTGGAGAAGAAGGCACGCCGCCGCCGGCAGGGCAA GGAGGTCCGCCCTGACACCCAGTACACCGGCCGCAAGCGCAAGCCCCGCTTCTGA
- the STX1A gene encoding syntaxin-1A isoform X2 — protein sequence MDEFFEQVEEIRGFIDKISENVEEVKRKHSAILASPNPDEKTKEELEELMSDIKKTANKVRSKLKSIEQSIEQEEGLNRSSADLRIRKTQHSTLSRKFVEVMSEYNATQSDYRERCKGRIQRQLEITGRTTTSEELEDMLESGNPAIFASGIIMDSSISKQALSEIETRHSEIIKLENSIRELHDMFMDMAMLVESQGEMIDRIEYNVEHSVDYVERAVSDTKKAVKYQSKARRKKIMIVICCVVLGIVIASTFGGIFG from the exons ATGGATGAATTCTTCGAGCAG GTGGAGGAGATCCGCGGCTTCATTGACAAGATCTCAGAGAACGTGGAGGAGGTGAAGCGGAAACACAGCGCCATCCTGGCCTCCCCCAACCCTGATGAGA AGACAAAGGAGGAGCTGGAGGAACTCATGTCCGACATAAAGAAGACTGCAAACAAAGTCCGCTCCAAGTTGAAGA GCATCGAGCAGAGCATCGAGCAGGAGGAAGGCCTGAACCGCTCCTCCGCAGACCTGAGGATCCGAAAGACACAG CACTCCACGCTGTCCCGGAAGTTCGTGGAGGTGATGTCCGAGTACAACGCCACGCAGTCTGACTACCGCGAGCGCTGCAAGGGCCGCATCCAGAGGCAGCTGGAAATCA CCGGCCGGACCACGACCAGCGAGGAGCTGGAGGACATGCTGGAGAGTGGGAACCCCGCCATCTTTGCTTCCGGG ATCATCATGGACTCCAGCATCTCGAAGCAGGCCCTGAGTGAGATTGAGACACGCCACAGCGAGATCATCAAGCTGGAGAACAGCATCCGGGAGCTGCATGACATGTTCATGGACATGGCCATGCTCGTGGAGAGCCAG GGGGAGATGATTGACAGGATTGAGTACAACGTGGAACATTCGGTGGACTATGTGGAGAGGGCCGTGTCTGACACCAAAAAGGCTGTCAAGTACCAGAGCAAGGCTCGCCGG AAGAAGATCATGATCGTCATCTGCTGTGTGGTCCTGGGCATCGTGATCGCCTCCACCTTCGGGGGCATCTTTGGATAG
- the STX1A gene encoding syntaxin-1A isoform X1, translated as MKDRTQELRTAKDSDDDDDVTVTVDRDRFMDEFFEQVEEIRGFIDKISENVEEVKRKHSAILASPNPDEKTKEELEELMSDIKKTANKVRSKLKSIEQSIEQEEGLNRSSADLRIRKTQHSTLSRKFVEVMSEYNATQSDYRERCKGRIQRQLEITGRTTTSEELEDMLESGNPAIFASGIIMDSSISKQALSEIETRHSEIIKLENSIRELHDMFMDMAMLVESQGEMIDRIEYNVEHSVDYVERAVSDTKKAVKYQSKARRKKIMIVICCVVLGIVIASTFGGIFG; from the exons ATGAAGGACCGAACCCAGGAGCTCCGCACG GCCAAGGACAGCGACGATGATGACGACGTCACTGTCACTGTGGACCGAGACCGCTTCATGGATGAATTCTTCGAGCAG GTGGAGGAGATCCGCGGCTTCATTGACAAGATCTCAGAGAACGTGGAGGAGGTGAAGCGGAAACACAGCGCCATCCTGGCCTCCCCCAACCCTGATGAGA AGACAAAGGAGGAGCTGGAGGAACTCATGTCCGACATAAAGAAGACTGCAAACAAAGTCCGCTCCAAGTTGAAGA GCATCGAGCAGAGCATCGAGCAGGAGGAAGGCCTGAACCGCTCCTCCGCAGACCTGAGGATCCGAAAGACACAG CACTCCACGCTGTCCCGGAAGTTCGTGGAGGTGATGTCCGAGTACAACGCCACGCAGTCTGACTACCGCGAGCGCTGCAAGGGCCGCATCCAGAGGCAGCTGGAAATCA CCGGCCGGACCACGACCAGCGAGGAGCTGGAGGACATGCTGGAGAGTGGGAACCCCGCCATCTTTGCTTCCGGG ATCATCATGGACTCCAGCATCTCGAAGCAGGCCCTGAGTGAGATTGAGACACGCCACAGCGAGATCATCAAGCTGGAGAACAGCATCCGGGAGCTGCATGACATGTTCATGGACATGGCCATGCTCGTGGAGAGCCAG GGGGAGATGATTGACAGGATTGAGTACAACGTGGAACATTCGGTGGACTATGTGGAGAGGGCCGTGTCTGACACCAAAAAGGCTGTCAAGTACCAGAGCAAGGCTCGCCGG AAGAAGATCATGATCGTCATCTGCTGTGTGGTCCTGGGCATCGTGATCGCCTCCACCTTCGGGGGCATCTTTGGATAG
- the DNAJC30 gene encoding dnaJ homolog subfamily C member 30, which translates to MAARRDLRWSRLLLWRLWQPRGVPPNPRSGLGPEARTYTRSDGPYSRTALYDLLGVPSTATQAQIKAAYYRQSFLYHPDRNSGSAEAAERFTRISQAYVVLGSTTLRRKYDRGLLSDEDLRGPGIRPSKTPAADPEKPRTPPPGPRAHGRGPASPGAKRTMFDFDAFYQAHYGEQLERERRLRARREAFRKMQEDRAKKGLRWDETRDLAFVLVLLTVFLIVSSRI; encoded by the coding sequence ATGGCAGCCCGGCGCGATCTGAGGTGGTCGCGACTGTTACTGTGGAGATTGTGGCAGCCCCGGGGGGTTCCCCCAAACCCGAGATCGGGCCTGGGCCCAGAAGCGAGGACTTATACCCGGAGCGACGGCCCGTACTCGCGCACGGCGCTCTATGATCTGCTCGGCGTCCCCTCCACGGCCACGCAGGCGCAAATCAAGGCGGCTTACTACCGGCAGAGCTTCCTCTACCACCCGGACCGCAACTCGGGGAGCGCTGAGGCTGCCGAGCGCTTCACGCGCATCTCCCAGGCTTACGTGGTGCTGGGCAGTACCACCTTGCGTCGCAAGTATGACCGCGGCCTACTGAGCGACGAGGACCTGCGCGGTCCGGGCATCAGGCCTTCCAAGACTCCCGCCGCCGACCCCGAGAAGCCCCGTACCCCTCCGCCCGGCCCTCGGGCCCACGGCCGCGGTCCGGCCTCGCCGGGAGCCAAGCGCACCATGTTCGACTTTGACGCCTTCTACCAGGCGCACTACGGTGAGCAGCTGGAACGCGAACGGCGCCTGAGGGCGCGCCGGGAGGCCTTCCGCAAGATGCAGGAGGACCGGGCCAAGAAGGGCTTACGCTGGGACGAGACCCGAGACTTGGCTTTCGTCCTCGTTCTACTCACCGTCTTCCTCATCGTGAGCTCTCGTATTTAA